Genomic DNA from Parambassis ranga chromosome 5, fParRan2.1, whole genome shotgun sequence:
AATTTGCATTGAATTCAAGTGACCTTTATTCAAAATAATTCTgtcactgcaaaaaaacatgaaatataattTCATGGCAAACATTAACATACATCAACATTAAACAATGGGATGACCTGTAAATGATCACTGCAGGGACATCAGGTTACACCATCATAAACTGCATGACCACATAACAGGCAGTACCATTAACTATCCTCTCCCAAATTTTGCAAGTAAGTAACTGGCTCAGGTGTGTCACAGGTAAAGCAGTTAACAGTAATGCAAATTTAGACAATCAATTTGTATCTGGGATTAATATATAGTGCATTTCCACTGAAAGATGACAGCAAGTCTAGGGGTCTGATGTCTGCTATATCGTTTACATTTATCATTTCATACTCATCAGTCCGCTCCACCACATATGAAAATAGATGGACATCAAAATATTTAACAGTTAAAATTTTGAGAAAAATTAGCACCTCTTCCTTTTCACAATTGGGAACCATATGTAAAATCTCTCCAAACAGACGCTCCTCTCTTGCATCACAGTTTAAAGCAAGAACACAACCCATTTTATATGTCTGACCATGCCAACAGATAGAGTGAGCCACATGAATTTTGTTGCAAGTGCCAATATCATACCCATGTTGTTTCAGATTTTCAATTAACAGATTACTTTTTTCCAAAGATCCAACCATCACTGGAAAGCCGCTTGGtacagtcatttttttcatcagtgGATCACTAAATTTCCAATTATACATACTTTGAACTTGATTCTTGTAAGCCAAAGTCTTAGAAATATTTATGAAATTACACACAACATGAGCATGCCTTTTCAGGGGACCATGCTTACTCTCAAATCTCATACACCATAACTTTAAAAGTGGGCCAAACTTTATCATCATGCGCCAATAGTGAGTCATAAAATGATGTTTTGGAGTGAGTGGTCTGTCTGCATGCCCATTTTGATAGATGTGAGGTTCTCAGGAGATGGTCTGATCCTTTTGGTAGCTGTTATCCAATCCTTGGCGGACTCTTCTTCCCCTTCTGAAATTGCTTGTAATGTTATAGCTACTCCAGAAGCCTCACTGGACTTTCCGCGTTTGCGATAGCGTCTCTGATCTTCATGAAGGTTTCTCCGCAGTTCCTCAGTTTCAACTCAATGAATCCACAGTGGGACACTGGATCATAAAAGTGCTCCTGGAACACATTTAAGCAAAGGAAATAGTTTTTATAAACGGCATTTTCACCATTTTTATGTGAGTATCATGCTATTGCTTTTATTATGAGCTCATTTCAGACAATGTTTTCTGTACCTATTATATCAATTGACTAATTTATTGATGTTGAACACTACTAAATTTGTTTGTTCAACTTAATTTCTCCACGgcaattaataaagttaatcttaatcttaaaaatgtgcaaaaacataCATTCACAAACATTAATATCTCAAAGTGCATTTCATTTTAACTCACTTGATTTTCAGTGCAACTGAAATATCAAATatcaaggaagaaaaaataagatgaggaaaacacaataaaattaaTACTAATAGctctataataataatctctATTACCTCAAAAACTGAGATACCTAACCTTAACTTATCTTTAACAATAGATTTATAACAAGTCGTACAGTAAGCTTAACTAAATATTGCTATGCAAAATTGTAATCAACTGAATGACATTTGTTCACACTTACAAATCCTTCATTCGCCTCTTGTATCTTGATCTTTAATGATGGGAAGATTGTTGTTATGCTTTTAGCCAACATCAGTTTGTCAGCATTGGAGGGGTAACTGAAAGCAAAATAGAAGATTTTGAGCCcagaaaaaaatttaaaatgcaATAGTGTAATAAAGATTACATCAAATTTTAGTATTATGTtatgagataagataagataatcctttattatgTTTCATTTTGGAGCACATGTACTATAAAAAATGATGGTCTAGATGAATGATCAATCAACTCACAATCCCCGTCGCTCAACCAGATCGCTGACACCTGTTCTCACAAGGAGTTTTCTGGATGCCAGAGAGAGCGTTCCAGATTTTTCATATTCGGCAAGTACACTTGGGGCTTTGTTATTAATTAGCACCACCAGATTGGCTGCATCAAATCTGTGCACGCCATCATTTTCTCCTTGGCATTTCTGTGAAAGCAGATTACAACACACATATTGCATTATACACACCCTCTTCcatatataataaaacaacatctgTAACCAATAGATATTGTAAATACCTCCAGTGGACCACTCTGACAAGCTTCACTAGCACTAGGTTCAgtctttaaaagaaataaatgtcaATGCTAATTGTGAAGATTGTGTGACTGTAAACACTCATTATCATAATGACACGTACCTCCCATTGACCGCCTGCACCTTCAGTGTGTGGTTGAGCCTTAAAGAGAAGATGATGTTATTAACTGACCTAGAGGGGCCGAGTTTATAAAGAATGTGCACAGGTTCAGGTTGGTTTTGTGCCATTTTTGGAAATAGAGTAACAAAGTGTACCTGATTTTGATTTGCCTCCACACATTCAACTTGGGTCCCTTGTGTTGATAGAAAGATGTGATATCTATCCAAATCCTTCAGTTCCTCCTCATTCATGTCAACATCAATGTATTCCATGAAATCAGTATTATACTTTAACAACCTGTCAAGCACACAGCCAGTTTGCTGG
This window encodes:
- the LOC114435450 gene encoding uncharacterized protein LOC114435450; amino-acid sequence: MEGASLGLHHYQSNTQDNLQPSKVLVTTFKDKTEVAKNIFHVNSAKDLIDQSLAQQTGCVLDRLLKYNTDFMEYIDVDMNEEELKDLDRYHIFLSTQGTQVECVEANQNQAQPHTEGAGGQWETEPSASEACQSGPLEKCQGENDGVHRFDAANLVVLINNKAPSVLAEYEKSGTLSLASRKLLVRTGVSDLVERRGFYPSNADKLMLAKSITTIFPSLKIKIQEANEGFEHFYDPVSHCGFIELKLRNCGETFMKIRDAIANAESPVRLLE